A window of the Virgibacillus pantothenticus genome harbors these coding sequences:
- a CDS encoding carbohydrate ABC transporter permease produces MRKKKNWLVTSLLIIGTLLIFFPLYLTINIALKTPGEMVKPLLSLPDEWRFQNFLDAIEMTNFFQALSNSFIVTFSVVVLTVLTNSLVSYAIARNMHKKFFKGLFYYFVSAMFVPFPIIMLPLVRQTAIAGMDNLIGLIFLYIVFQLSFNVFIYVGYIKSIPVALEEAAVMDGASSWKIFWKVIFPLLSPMNATVAILTALYAWNDFMLPLVILTDPEHATLPLVQYIFQSEFSTNYNLAFASYLLALLPMVIVYLIAQKWIISNVTRGAVK; encoded by the coding sequence ATGAGAAAAAAGAAAAATTGGCTTGTTACTAGCCTGTTAATTATCGGAACATTATTGATCTTTTTCCCGTTATATTTAACGATTAATATTGCTTTGAAAACACCGGGGGAAATGGTAAAACCATTACTTTCTCTACCAGATGAATGGCGTTTTCAAAATTTTCTTGATGCGATTGAAATGACCAATTTCTTTCAAGCATTATCAAATAGCTTTATCGTTACGTTTTCTGTCGTTGTATTAACGGTATTAACGAATTCTCTTGTTTCCTATGCAATTGCCAGAAATATGCATAAAAAATTTTTTAAAGGCTTATTTTATTACTTTGTAAGCGCTATGTTCGTACCGTTCCCGATTATTATGCTGCCATTAGTGAGACAAACAGCCATCGCTGGTATGGATAATCTCATCGGACTCATTTTTCTTTATATCGTGTTCCAGTTGTCCTTTAATGTCTTTATCTATGTGGGATATATTAAGTCAATTCCAGTTGCACTGGAAGAGGCAGCTGTCATGGACGGCGCAAGTTCATGGAAGATCTTTTGGAAAGTTATCTTCCCCCTTCTATCACCAATGAATGCAACAGTAGCTATACTTACAGCTTTATATGCATGGAATGACTTCATGCTTCCATTGGTCATACTGACAGATCCGGAACATGCCACTTTACCGTTAGTTCAATATATTTTCCAATCGGAATTTAGCACGAACTATAATTTAGCGTTCGCTTCCTATTTACTAGCGCTATTGCCGATG